Proteins from a genomic interval of Streptomyces sp. Tu6071:
- a CDS encoding ABC transporter ATP-binding protein produces the protein MESEPEDDVIVLEGLEKEFAVRRKTAFLRYEKRAVRAVDGISFRVRRGEMVGYIGPNGAGKSTTIKMLTGILTPTGGRLRVAGLDPARQRLALTRRIGVVFGQRTTLWWDLPLIDSYRLMRHLYDVPLARYRETLDRCVEQLELADLLHVPVRQLSLGQRMRGDIGAALLHSPEVLYLDEPTIGLDVFSKARVREFLRALNAEQGTTVLLTTHDLTDIEQVCTRVMVIDHGRLVHDGDLAGLHALGESERMLVLDLERELPAVSVPGARTVRVEGPRQWLAFPAGSSAAPLVARIAADYPLADLSVREPDIESVIARMYARGRSDAVTS, from the coding sequence GTGGAGAGCGAGCCGGAGGACGACGTCATCGTCCTCGAAGGACTGGAGAAGGAGTTCGCGGTCCGCCGGAAAACCGCGTTCCTGCGGTACGAGAAGCGGGCCGTGCGGGCCGTGGACGGCATCTCGTTCCGGGTGCGGCGCGGCGAGATGGTCGGGTACATCGGGCCGAACGGCGCGGGCAAGTCGACGACGATCAAGATGCTCACCGGCATCCTCACGCCCACGGGCGGCCGGCTGCGGGTCGCCGGGCTCGATCCCGCGCGGCAGCGGCTCGCGCTGACACGCCGTATCGGCGTCGTCTTCGGGCAGCGCACGACGCTGTGGTGGGACCTGCCGCTCATCGACTCGTACCGCCTCATGCGGCACCTGTACGACGTGCCGCTCGCCCGCTACCGCGAGACGCTCGACCGCTGCGTGGAGCAGCTGGAGCTGGCGGACCTGCTGCACGTGCCGGTGCGGCAGCTCTCGCTGGGGCAGCGGATGCGCGGCGACATCGGCGCGGCGCTGCTGCACTCGCCGGAGGTGCTGTACCTGGACGAGCCGACGATCGGGCTCGACGTCTTCTCGAAGGCCCGCGTGCGCGAGTTCCTGCGCGCGCTGAACGCGGAGCAGGGCACGACGGTGCTCCTCACGACGCACGACCTGACCGACATCGAGCAGGTCTGCACGCGGGTGATGGTCATCGACCACGGGCGGCTCGTGCACGACGGGGACCTGGCGGGGCTGCACGCGCTCGGCGAGAGCGAGCGGATGCTCGTCCTCGACCTGGAGCGCGAACTCCCCGCCGTCTCGGTGCCCGGCGCCCGTACGGTACGGGTCGAGGGGCCGCGTCAGTGGCTCGCCTTCCCCGCCGGGTCCTCGGCCGCGCCGCTCGTGGCGCGGATCGCGGCCGACTACCCGCTCGCCGACCTCTCGGTGCGGGAGCCCGACATCGAGTCCGTCATCGCGCGGATGTACGCGCGCGGCAGGAGCGACGCGGTCACCTCGTAG
- a CDS encoding SGNH/GDSL hydrolase family protein, whose protein sequence is MTKRHGYGVLAAVAALVVLCSTAIFLLVTGTGRGKDEDTVTAAPPAARGSAAPASSGNWVGTWSAPPSGAEPGTLIDGLAGRSVRNVVHTSVAGEATRVTLSNLYGQQPLSITSATVALAAAPGSPTAAAGTLRRLTFGGATTVVIPAGGQRVSDAVRMSVPGDADLLVTTYSPLASGPVTFHAQARQTSYLAEGDRTRDPDGAAYTAQSSYWRYVTAVDVLSRRLAGTLVTLGDSLTDGLRSTSGANHRWPDRLARRLANEQGAPRYSVVNAGISGNRVLLAGAGRPADNPAALDRFDRDVLGRSGAKAVFIDLGINDILRAPQQYDARRIVDGLRELTARAHAKGLHVVGATLMPFEGHRGYTVRGEQTRQAVNAEIRSGRVFDAYADFDRGLRDQAHPTRLAAAYDSGDHLHLNDAGYLRMAETVNVADLRGAAPAQL, encoded by the coding sequence ATGACCAAGCGTCACGGTTATGGCGTGCTCGCCGCCGTCGCAGCCCTCGTGGTGCTGTGCTCGACCGCGATCTTCCTGCTCGTGACCGGGACCGGGCGCGGCAAGGACGAGGACACCGTCACGGCGGCCCCGCCCGCCGCGCGCGGCTCGGCCGCCCCGGCCTCGTCCGGGAACTGGGTCGGTACGTGGTCGGCGCCCCCGAGCGGGGCCGAGCCCGGCACCCTGATCGACGGCCTCGCGGGCCGCTCGGTGCGCAACGTCGTACACACCTCCGTCGCGGGCGAGGCGACGCGCGTCACCCTCTCCAACCTGTACGGGCAGCAGCCCCTCTCGATCACGAGCGCGACCGTCGCCCTCGCCGCCGCACCCGGCAGCCCCACGGCCGCGGCGGGCACGCTGCGCCGCCTCACCTTCGGCGGCGCCACGACCGTCGTCATCCCGGCGGGCGGCCAGCGCGTGAGCGACGCGGTGCGGATGAGCGTCCCGGGCGACGCGGACCTCCTCGTCACGACGTACTCGCCGCTCGCGAGCGGCCCCGTCACCTTCCACGCGCAGGCCCGCCAGACGAGCTACCTCGCCGAGGGCGACCGCACGAGGGACCCGGACGGCGCCGCGTACACCGCGCAGTCCTCGTACTGGCGGTACGTCACCGCCGTCGACGTCCTCAGCCGCCGCCTCGCCGGGACCCTCGTCACGCTCGGCGACTCGCTCACCGACGGGCTGCGCTCCACGAGCGGCGCCAACCACCGCTGGCCCGACCGCCTCGCCCGCCGCCTCGCGAACGAGCAGGGCGCGCCGCGCTACAGCGTCGTCAACGCCGGTATCAGCGGCAACCGCGTCCTGCTCGCCGGAGCGGGCCGCCCCGCCGACAACCCGGCCGCGCTCGACCGCTTCGACCGCGACGTACTCGGCCGCTCCGGCGCGAAGGCCGTCTTCATCGACCTCGGGATCAACGACATCCTGCGCGCCCCTCAGCAGTACGACGCGCGGCGGATCGTCGACGGGCTGCGCGAGCTGACCGCGCGGGCGCACGCCAAGGGCCTGCACGTCGTCGGCGCGACGCTCATGCCCTTCGAGGGCCACCGGGGCTACACGGTGCGCGGCGAGCAGACCCGGCAGGCGGTCAACGCCGAGATCCGCTCGGGGCGCGTCTTCGACGCGTACGCCGACTTCGACCGGGGGCTGCGGGACCAGGCCCACCCCACCCGCCTCGCCGCCGCCTACGACTCGGGCGACCACCTCCACCTCAACGACGCGGGATACCTGCGGATGGCCGAGACGGTGAACGTGGCGGACCTGAGGGGCGCGGCGCCGGCGCAGCTGTGA
- a CDS encoding DUF1707 SHOCT-like domain-containing protein → MAKAGADAPLARGELRASDADRERVAERLREAVAEGRLDMEEFDVRLGAAYAARTYGDLVPLTRDLPESTGGAAPAPAPVGGRGGRVGRVGVEATSRGAFALFGGFARRGRWAVGKVFTAFAMWGGGEIDLREADFEDRETVVRCFTIWGGISVVVPPELRVRVSGVGIMGGFGGDQLFDGPPDSPQVTVKGLALMGGVGVRRKERKGEKRRLKEERKRGELED, encoded by the coding sequence ATGGCCAAGGCGGGCGCGGACGCCCCGCTCGCGCGGGGGGAGCTGCGCGCCTCGGACGCCGACCGGGAGCGGGTGGCCGAGCGGCTGCGCGAGGCGGTCGCCGAGGGGCGCCTCGACATGGAGGAGTTCGACGTACGGCTCGGCGCCGCCTACGCGGCCCGCACGTACGGGGACCTGGTGCCGCTCACGCGGGACCTCCCGGAGAGCACCGGGGGCGCGGCACCGGCTCCCGCGCCTGTCGGGGGCCGGGGCGGCCGGGTCGGGCGGGTCGGCGTGGAGGCGACCTCGCGCGGGGCCTTCGCGCTCTTCGGCGGCTTCGCGCGCCGGGGCCGCTGGGCGGTCGGGAAGGTCTTCACGGCCTTCGCGATGTGGGGCGGCGGCGAGATCGACCTGCGCGAGGCCGATTTCGAGGACCGCGAGACGGTTGTCCGCTGCTTCACGATCTGGGGCGGCATCTCGGTCGTGGTCCCGCCCGAGCTGCGGGTACGGGTCTCGGGCGTCGGGATCATGGGCGGCTTCGGCGGCGACCAGCTCTTCGACGGCCCGCCGGACTCGCCGCAGGTCACGGTGAAGGGCCTGGCCCTGATGGGCGGGGTCGGCGTGCGGCGCAAGGAGCGGAAGGGCGAGAAGCGCAGGCTCAAGGAGGAGCGGAAGCGCGGGGAGCTGGAGGACTGA
- a CDS encoding DUF445 domain-containing protein codes for MGGASGGPTGGGGTGPGAGPEAGPEAGPGSGGGTGRGAPARQDGSAGPGVSTEPGVSTGPSGPSRPGAPSRTATATGGPPRRGSVARALGGARSPVDLTPADLEKRRGVRRMKSFALGLLLFVAVVYALATWLEHRGAGAWTGYVAAAAEAGMVGALADWFAVTALFRHPLGLPIPHTAIIPQKKDQLGAALGGFVGENFLSGDVVRDRLRGIGIGHRLGEWLAEPAHADRVTAEAATALRGALTVLRDSDVQAVVGEAITRRAKNAEVAPSLGRLLERLVADGGHRKLVDLVCVHAHDWLVTHRDSVMDAVQGGAPGWTPRFVDKRIGERVYKELLRFVTEMRDMPDHPARGAVDRFLADFAGDLQADGPTRARVERLKNDILGRAEVQDLIATVWGTVRGMMVAAAEDERSELRLRARTALLSLGSRLSADDRLRAKVDGWVEGAAVYVVSTYRTEITSLITDTVAGWDAEHTSRKIEANIGRDLQFIRINGTVVGSLAGLVIYTVSHALGA; via the coding sequence ATGGGCGGAGCTTCAGGGGGGCCGACCGGGGGCGGCGGTACGGGACCGGGGGCGGGTCCGGAGGCGGGTCCGGAGGCGGGTCCGGGGTCCGGCGGCGGTACGGGGCGGGGCGCGCCCGCGCGGCAGGACGGTTCCGCGGGTCCGGGTGTCTCTACGGAGCCCGGTGTCTCTACGGGGCCGAGCGGCCCATCGCGTCCCGGCGCCCCGTCACGTACCGCCACCGCCACCGGCGGCCCGCCGCGCAGAGGCTCCGTCGCCCGCGCGCTCGGCGGCGCCCGCAGCCCCGTCGACCTCACCCCCGCCGACCTGGAGAAACGCCGGGGCGTGCGGCGCATGAAGTCCTTCGCGCTCGGGCTGCTGCTCTTCGTCGCGGTCGTCTACGCGCTCGCGACGTGGCTCGAACACCGGGGCGCGGGCGCCTGGACGGGGTACGTCGCGGCGGCGGCCGAGGCGGGCATGGTCGGCGCGCTCGCCGACTGGTTCGCCGTGACCGCGCTCTTCCGGCACCCGCTCGGGCTGCCCATCCCGCACACCGCGATCATCCCGCAGAAGAAGGACCAGCTCGGGGCCGCGCTCGGCGGCTTCGTCGGCGAGAACTTCCTCTCCGGGGACGTCGTACGGGACCGGCTGCGCGGGATCGGCATCGGGCACCGCCTCGGCGAGTGGCTCGCCGAGCCCGCGCACGCCGACCGCGTGACGGCCGAGGCGGCGACGGCGCTGCGCGGGGCGCTCACGGTGCTGCGCGACAGCGACGTGCAGGCCGTCGTCGGCGAGGCGATCACGCGGCGCGCGAAGAACGCGGAGGTCGCGCCCTCGCTCGGGCGCCTCCTGGAGCGCCTGGTCGCCGACGGCGGGCACCGCAAGCTCGTGGACCTCGTGTGCGTGCACGCGCACGACTGGCTCGTGACCCACCGCGACTCCGTCATGGACGCGGTGCAGGGCGGCGCGCCCGGCTGGACCCCGCGCTTCGTGGACAAGCGGATCGGCGAGCGCGTCTACAAGGAACTGCTCCGCTTCGTCACCGAGATGCGCGACATGCCGGACCACCCCGCGCGCGGCGCCGTCGACCGCTTCCTCGCGGACTTCGCCGGCGACCTCCAGGCGGACGGCCCGACCCGCGCCCGCGTCGAGCGCCTCAAGAACGACATCCTGGGCCGCGCCGAGGTGCAGGACCTCATCGCGACGGTCTGGGGCACGGTGCGCGGCATGATGGTCGCCGCCGCCGAGGACGAGCGCAGCGAACTGCGGCTGCGCGCCCGTACCGCGCTCCTCTCGCTGGGCAGCCGCCTGAGCGCGGACGACCGGCTGCGCGCGAAGGTGGACGGCTGGGTCGAGGGAGCGGCGGTCTACGTCGTCTCGACGTACCGCACCGAGATCACCTCGCTCATCACCGACACGGTGGCGGGCTGGGACGCCGAGCACACCTCGCGCAAGATCGAGGCGAACATCGGCCGCGACCTCCAGTTCATCCGCATCAACGGCACGGTCGTCGGCTCGCTCGCGGGCCTCGTGATCTACACGGTGTCGCACGCGCTGGGGGCCTGA
- a CDS encoding ABC transporter permease produces MAEPFEPAVVRERSALRTGLRAYRLVSLMWVRSMLAYPLSFALNVFAQAAITGLDFVVILLMFSQVDALGGYDLADFAVLYGLSSVSFGLCNLFLGSTQRLGQRVRDGTLDALLVRPAPVLAQIAADRFSLNRLGRTFQGLAVLGYGLSAAGIDWDAGRVLVIPYAVVSGAAIFGAVYVAGAAFQFVATDAAEVENAFTYGGQTMLQYPPTVFAREVVRAVTFVLPLSFVNWVPGAYLLDRPVPLGLPVWCALLPPLVAVAALALAGLAWRAGLRGYRSTGS; encoded by the coding sequence GTGGCTGAGCCGTTCGAGCCGGCGGTGGTACGGGAGCGGAGCGCGCTGCGCACCGGGCTGCGCGCCTACCGGCTCGTGAGCCTCATGTGGGTGCGCTCGATGCTCGCGTATCCGCTCTCCTTCGCGCTCAACGTCTTCGCGCAGGCGGCGATCACGGGCCTGGACTTCGTCGTGATCCTGCTGATGTTCTCGCAGGTCGACGCGCTCGGCGGCTACGACCTCGCCGATTTCGCGGTCCTGTACGGGCTCTCCTCGGTCTCCTTCGGGCTGTGCAACCTGTTCCTCGGCTCGACGCAGCGGCTCGGCCAGCGCGTGCGCGACGGCACGCTCGACGCGCTGCTCGTGCGCCCGGCCCCCGTGCTCGCCCAGATCGCCGCCGACCGCTTCTCGCTCAACCGGCTCGGGCGCACCTTCCAGGGCCTCGCCGTGCTGGGGTACGGGCTGAGCGCTGCGGGCATCGACTGGGACGCCGGGCGCGTCCTGGTGATCCCGTACGCGGTGGTGAGCGGCGCGGCGATCTTCGGGGCCGTGTACGTGGCGGGGGCGGCCTTCCAGTTCGTGGCGACCGACGCGGCCGAGGTCGAGAACGCGTTCACGTACGGCGGGCAGACGATGCTCCAGTACCCGCCGACGGTCTTCGCCAGGGAAGTGGTGCGCGCGGTGACGTTCGTGCTGCCGCTCTCCTTCGTCAACTGGGTCCCGGGCGCGTACCTCCTGGACCGTCCCGTCCCGCTCGGCCTGCCGGTCTGGTGCGCCCTGCTGCCGCCGCTCGTCGCCGTCGCCGCGCTCGCGCTGGCGGGCCTCGCGTGGCGCGCGGGGCTGCGGGGCTACCGCTCGACGGGGAGCTGA